A DNA window from Linepithema humile isolate Giens D197 chromosome 6, Lhum_UNIL_v1.0, whole genome shotgun sequence contains the following coding sequences:
- the Adk2 gene encoding uncharacterized protein Adk2 isoform X1 — MAENLQEGLLLGMGNPLLDISATVDNEFLKKYDLKSNNAILAEEKHKPLYEELIDLYKADFIAGGSVQNTMRVAQWFLQKPKVATYMGCVGRDKYSKILEDKATTDGLNVQYQYTNQEPTGTCAVLITGKERSLCANLAAANCFSLSHIEKPENKQLIDIARYIYISGFFLTVSPESILTVAKCAYEDDKIFMMNLSAPFLCEIFRKPMLAALPYVDILFGNETEADTFANVNGFNITDRKQIALKISEMNKINKKRKRIVVITQGAEAVLLAKDGTVTEYPVVKLPGEKVVDTNGAGDAFVGGFLAQLIQGKSIDTCIKCGIWAATQIVQRSGCTYEGKPNFQS, encoded by the exons ATGGCTGAAAATCTAca ggAAGGACTATTACTTGGCATGGGAAATCCTCTGCTTGATATTTCAGCAACAGTagataatgaatttttaaagaaatatgacCTTAAGTCTAACAATGCCATCCTTGCTGAGGAGAAACACAAACCTTTATACGAGGAGTTAATTGACTTGTACAAAGCTGATTTTATCGCGGGTGGATCTGTGCAGAACACTATGAGAGTGGCCCAA TGGTTTCTGCAGAAACCAAAAGTTGCTACTTATATGGGCTGTGTTGGCAGAGACAAGTATTCCAAGATTCTAGAGGATAAAGCAACTACAGATGGTTTGAATGTTCAATATCAATACACCAATCAAGAACCGACTGGAACTTGCGCAGTGCTTATTACGGGGAAGGAACGTTCTTTGTGCGCTAATTTAGCAGCAGCAAATTGCTTTTCATTGTCGCATATTGAAAAACCAGAAAACAAACAGCTGATCGATATCgcgagatatatttatatatcg GGATTTTTCTTGACAGTCAGCCCGGAATCCATACTAACGGTAGCCAAATGTGCTTACGAGgacgacaaaatatttatgatgaaTCTCAGTGCTCCTTTTCTTTGCGAGATTTTCCGAAAGCCGATGTTAGCCGCACTTCCCTATGTggatattttatttggaaaCGAGACGGAAGCGGATACATTTGCAAACGTCAACGGTTTCAACATAACAGACAGGAAGCAGATCGCACTAAAGATCTCGGAGatgaacaaaattaataagaagagGAAAAGGATTGTTGTTATAACGCAAGGCGCTGAAGCGGTGCTTCTAGCGAAAGATGGAACAGTGACGGAATATCCTGTTGTAAAACTGCCAGGGGAGAAAGTTGTAGATACCAATGGTGCTGGAGATGCTTTCGTTGGAG gTTTTCTCGCGCAACTTATACAAGGTAAAAGTATAGATACATGCATAAAATGCGGTATTTGGGCCGCGACGCAGATCGTACAACGATCTGGATGTACTTACGAGGGAAAGCCGAATTTCCAGTCTTGA
- the Adk2 gene encoding uncharacterized protein Adk2 isoform X2 has protein sequence MKLTMEGLLLGMGNPLLDISATVDNEFLKKYDLKSNNAILAEEKHKPLYEELIDLYKADFIAGGSVQNTMRVAQWFLQKPKVATYMGCVGRDKYSKILEDKATTDGLNVQYQYTNQEPTGTCAVLITGKERSLCANLAAANCFSLSHIEKPENKQLIDIARYIYISGFFLTVSPESILTVAKCAYEDDKIFMMNLSAPFLCEIFRKPMLAALPYVDILFGNETEADTFANVNGFNITDRKQIALKISEMNKINKKRKRIVVITQGAEAVLLAKDGTVTEYPVVKLPGEKVVDTNGAGDAFVGGFLAQLIQGKSIDTCIKCGIWAATQIVQRSGCTYEGKPNFQS, from the exons ATGAAGCTGACGAT ggAAGGACTATTACTTGGCATGGGAAATCCTCTGCTTGATATTTCAGCAACAGTagataatgaatttttaaagaaatatgacCTTAAGTCTAACAATGCCATCCTTGCTGAGGAGAAACACAAACCTTTATACGAGGAGTTAATTGACTTGTACAAAGCTGATTTTATCGCGGGTGGATCTGTGCAGAACACTATGAGAGTGGCCCAA TGGTTTCTGCAGAAACCAAAAGTTGCTACTTATATGGGCTGTGTTGGCAGAGACAAGTATTCCAAGATTCTAGAGGATAAAGCAACTACAGATGGTTTGAATGTTCAATATCAATACACCAATCAAGAACCGACTGGAACTTGCGCAGTGCTTATTACGGGGAAGGAACGTTCTTTGTGCGCTAATTTAGCAGCAGCAAATTGCTTTTCATTGTCGCATATTGAAAAACCAGAAAACAAACAGCTGATCGATATCgcgagatatatttatatatcg GGATTTTTCTTGACAGTCAGCCCGGAATCCATACTAACGGTAGCCAAATGTGCTTACGAGgacgacaaaatatttatgatgaaTCTCAGTGCTCCTTTTCTTTGCGAGATTTTCCGAAAGCCGATGTTAGCCGCACTTCCCTATGTggatattttatttggaaaCGAGACGGAAGCGGATACATTTGCAAACGTCAACGGTTTCAACATAACAGACAGGAAGCAGATCGCACTAAAGATCTCGGAGatgaacaaaattaataagaagagGAAAAGGATTGTTGTTATAACGCAAGGCGCTGAAGCGGTGCTTCTAGCGAAAGATGGAACAGTGACGGAATATCCTGTTGTAAAACTGCCAGGGGAGAAAGTTGTAGATACCAATGGTGCTGGAGATGCTTTCGTTGGAG gTTTTCTCGCGCAACTTATACAAGGTAAAAGTATAGATACATGCATAAAATGCGGTATTTGGGCCGCGACGCAGATCGTACAACGATCTGGATGTACTTACGAGGGAAAGCCGAATTTCCAGTCTTGA
- the Adk2 gene encoding uncharacterized protein Adk2 isoform X3, which translates to MGNPLLDISATVDNEFLKKYDLKSNNAILAEEKHKPLYEELIDLYKADFIAGGSVQNTMRVAQWFLQKPKVATYMGCVGRDKYSKILEDKATTDGLNVQYQYTNQEPTGTCAVLITGKERSLCANLAAANCFSLSHIEKPENKQLIDIARYIYISGFFLTVSPESILTVAKCAYEDDKIFMMNLSAPFLCEIFRKPMLAALPYVDILFGNETEADTFANVNGFNITDRKQIALKISEMNKINKKRKRIVVITQGAEAVLLAKDGTVTEYPVVKLPGEKVVDTNGAGDAFVGGFLAQLIQGKSIDTCIKCGIWAATQIVQRSGCTYEGKPNFQS; encoded by the exons ATGGGAAATCCTCTGCTTGATATTTCAGCAACAGTagataatgaatttttaaagaaatatgacCTTAAGTCTAACAATGCCATCCTTGCTGAGGAGAAACACAAACCTTTATACGAGGAGTTAATTGACTTGTACAAAGCTGATTTTATCGCGGGTGGATCTGTGCAGAACACTATGAGAGTGGCCCAA TGGTTTCTGCAGAAACCAAAAGTTGCTACTTATATGGGCTGTGTTGGCAGAGACAAGTATTCCAAGATTCTAGAGGATAAAGCAACTACAGATGGTTTGAATGTTCAATATCAATACACCAATCAAGAACCGACTGGAACTTGCGCAGTGCTTATTACGGGGAAGGAACGTTCTTTGTGCGCTAATTTAGCAGCAGCAAATTGCTTTTCATTGTCGCATATTGAAAAACCAGAAAACAAACAGCTGATCGATATCgcgagatatatttatatatcg GGATTTTTCTTGACAGTCAGCCCGGAATCCATACTAACGGTAGCCAAATGTGCTTACGAGgacgacaaaatatttatgatgaaTCTCAGTGCTCCTTTTCTTTGCGAGATTTTCCGAAAGCCGATGTTAGCCGCACTTCCCTATGTggatattttatttggaaaCGAGACGGAAGCGGATACATTTGCAAACGTCAACGGTTTCAACATAACAGACAGGAAGCAGATCGCACTAAAGATCTCGGAGatgaacaaaattaataagaagagGAAAAGGATTGTTGTTATAACGCAAGGCGCTGAAGCGGTGCTTCTAGCGAAAGATGGAACAGTGACGGAATATCCTGTTGTAAAACTGCCAGGGGAGAAAGTTGTAGATACCAATGGTGCTGGAGATGCTTTCGTTGGAG gTTTTCTCGCGCAACTTATACAAGGTAAAAGTATAGATACATGCATAAAATGCGGTATTTGGGCCGCGACGCAGATCGTACAACGATCTGGATGTACTTACGAGGGAAAGCCGAATTTCCAGTCTTGA